The nucleotide sequence TCATAAATCTAACATCACCTAGGGGTAGCTAGAAAAAAATGAGTACAACTCTTGTTGTTCGAGTTATTAGAGTTAAACTATTGTAGAATATCATTGTTCAGAGATTCGTTCACTGGTTCGCTGGCGGTGCAGTGGCATTATTGAACTGGAAGGTCGGATAGCGGGGAGCGAAGGCTCCGTCACCCATTATCTGCGTATGCTCGGAGTCGTCGCGTCCAGCGATGGTTGGCGCCTTGTACTGGGTCTCCACAAACTGCGGTGGCGCTAAAAAGTAATACAAAATTTTATAAGTCTTTagaaaataacaaataaaaatggaaTTAGCCTGCTTGATTTAATTTTCAGACATAAGAAGATTCCACTGTCTTTTTGTTCATAGACTGAATCATAGATTCATACTCACGTATATTGGGATACAGGGAGCCACCACCACCAGTGCTGTCAGCCACGTTCCAGCCCAGTGCACCGCCCACGCCATCGCCGCCCGGAGGACTGGCCGGACTTACTGGCTGTGTGGGCGCCAGCGATGGATCCTCGGACTGGCCGGTCGACGGAGCATCCGTGAACTGCGTGGGAGGCCTTACGCCCGCCAATGGAATGGTGCCCAAGGTAATTGGGACCTTGCCGGTAAGATTGCGGTGCGGACCGCTGACATCGCACTCCACGTGCAGGTCGTAGCCCAAAGCGATAATACCGCAGTTGAGAAGGTTGGTCGGTGGCAGCGCCGGTATTTCCATTTGCTGCGTAAACGTGTGCGACTCGCCGCCGTTGACTGGACCAACACTCAGGTTGGCTATGATCACCTTGGACTCGCGCTTCTCGCTCCGTGGCTGATTCGTGTGGAAGGTGACTAACTTGCGCAGTTCAAACTTCACTGCGGTGAGATTCACGTTGCTGGTGTTGTCCACCTCGCAGGTGATAGGCAGCACCTGCCCAGAAACGAATCCTGTTTGCGGTATGCTCGTGATCACTGCCAGCGGCCCCGAGCGACAGCAAAAACAGCAGAAGGACTTTTCCAGCTCAAGCTTGAACGGTTCCTTGACGCGtggattcagattcagatcaACAGGTGCTATAACTGTAAAAGCCATTTTCATGTCCTGATCGAATTTCCAGGGACGATCGAGCGTAACCTTTATGGTGAAGCGCACGTGTCCGAATTCACCCTCAAAAGAAGAGGGAAGATTAGGCGGCAGGGCGCAGGTGAATGGATAAGTGTGTGTGCCAGGCGGCAGCTCCGTTTCAGAAcctaaataattaaaatttataattaacGTCTTTAAGTGAGCATTCAAAACTTTAAGCtacctatttatttaaaagagaGGAAGATTTTTAGAAGATTAATGCAtttcaaactttttatttaaactttcTTAAACTTTAAATTGCATTCGTTGCTAAACTTACAGATAAGttaattataatttgtttagttatgggcatacatttttaatgCTATTTGAAATGCCCAAAAAAGGAAAAGACCGCTTAACGtttataataattttcaaTCCATTTTAATTAGAAGTTTATTTACTTTCATTTTCCATTACATTTTATGCGTTTAACTTAATAGCCTATCTTCAAATTTAGTTTCAACAattttagggttttggaatGTAACCACAGTTTGAATTTCAAGTTCTGTTTGCACTAATCGAAACGAG is from Drosophila suzukii chromosome 3, CBGP_Dsuzu_IsoJpt1.0, whole genome shotgun sequence and encodes:
- the LOC108017132 gene encoding arrestin domain-containing protein 17; this translates as MGLKGCEIQLDNPWNTYYAGQTVNGQVIFTFDSPKKVRGIIIRFLGEANTEWTEEKSVTTSEGKTENEVTQLKGHEEYFKIQYYLLGGKNSSETELPPGTHTYPFTCALPPNLPSSFEGEFGHVRFTIKVTLDRPWKFDQDMKMAFTVIAPVDLNLNPRVKEPFKLELEKSFCCFCCRSGPLAVITSIPQTGFVSGQVLPITCEVDNTSNVNLTAVKFELRKLVTFHTNQPRSEKRESKVIIANLSVGPVNGGESHTFTQQMEIPALPPTNLLNCGIIALGYDLHVECDVSGPHRNLTGKVPITLGTIPLAGVRPPTQFTDAPSTGQSEDPSLAPTQPVSPASPPGGDGVGGALGWNVADSTGGGGSLYPNIPPPQFVETQYKAPTIAGRDDSEHTQIMGDGAFAPRYPTFQFNNATAPPANQ